In a genomic window of Cryptococcus depauperatus CBS 7841 chromosome 8, complete sequence:
- a CDS encoding urate oxidase yields the protein MSELGYLSAARYGKDLVKIARVIRNGEEHHVVEYIIQVLLEGDIEASYTKADNSCVVATDSMKNTCHIFAKTSPYILDAPIFALHLGLHFVNKYVHIKKTFIDIVQLRWSRISVDGKPHKWSFIQDSNEKALVECVVDATAGPESTTADLKIGIKDLLVLKTSGSGFENFYRDEFTTLTEVADRIFSTSVSLQCTLSLPPNIPLTIANLDAIAKELNLPRIKENIRKDVLDTFATDESASVQATLYLTLQNILKSCPVVKDASMQLPNKHYIPIDLSRFGIDNKLGYEGGAEIFYPASDPSGLITATVTRK from the exons ATGTCTGAGTTGGGTTACCTCTCTGCTGCTCGTTACG GCAAGGATCTCGTCAAGATCGCCCGAGTCATTCGCAATGGCGAGGAGCATCATGTTGTCGAGTATATCATCCAAG TATTGCTTGAAGGCGACATAGAAGCCTCTTATACCAAGGCTGATAATTCTTGCGTGGTGGCTACTGATTCGA TGAAAAACACTTGCCACA TCTTTGCCAAAACCTCTCCATACATACTTGATGCGCCCATATTTGCACTTCACCTGGGACTGCATTTTGTCAATAAGTATGTCCACATCAAAAAGACTTTTATCGACATTGTCCAGCTCAGATGGTCCCGTATCTCG GTTGATGGCAAGCCTCACAAATGGTCGTTCATTCAGGACAGCAATGAAAAGGCTCTTGTCGAGTGCGTAGTAGACGCAACTGCTGGTCCAGAATCTACTACTGCCGACTTGAAGATTGGTATCAAGGACCTTCTTG TCCTGAAGACTAGTGGTTCCGGCTTTGAGAACTTTTACCGAGACGAGTTTACGACCCTTACTG AGGTCGCCGACCGTATCTTTTCCACATCCGTCTCCCTCCAATGTACcttatctcttcctccaaacATACCTCTCACCATCGCCAATCTTGATGCTATTGCCAAAGAGCTAAATCTTCCCAGAATCAAGGAGAATATTCGCAAAGATGTGCTAGATACCTTTGCTACAGATGAGAGTGCCAGCGTGCAAGCTACACTTTACCTAACTCTTCAAAATATTCTGAAATCATGTCCTGTCGTAAAAGACGCATCCATGCAGCTCCCCAACAAGCATTACAT TCCAATTGATTTATCACGCTTTGGCATTGACAATAAACTGGGTTATGAAGGTGGAGCCGAGATCTTCTATCCCGCATCAGATCCAAGTGGACTTATCACTGCCACCGTTACCAGGAAGTAG
- a CDS encoding mannose-6-phosphate isomerase, which yields MADSVFKVIPGVQSYAWGKKGTLSLAAQFGSICIPGFEIDDNKTYAELWMGTHPTLPTKLPDETLLPDHLKSHPELIGSGVASKFEDCKDGSLPFLFKVLSIGTALSIQAHPDKKLARKLFDERPTVYKDPNHKPEMAIALSPFLAFLNFLPLPILLLHLLTVPELGPLVPFSLTESLASSLDLPTTRPPNVSLYQSATSSPTTKQKEILKEIFNALISANKELVDVVISKLVRRYEKKQDIKENEKGLVELTLMLNRQYPNDVGVLCVFMLNVIELKRGEAVFLGANEPHAYIRGDIIECMATSDNVVRAGLTPKYRDVSTLVSMLTYEAGPGNKQLLRPTLFQPDDESTKLYNPPIEEFSVLRIELAKGTKATHRKVEGPSLAVVTEGKGAVSISGTQKKIKLQRGEVIFLGAGSTVEWEAFENIEIFRAFVEAGK from the exons ATGGCCGACTCTGTATTCAAAGTGATTCCGGGCGTTCAGTCTTATGCCTGGGGAAAGAAGGGAACCCTCTCGCTCGCAGCTCAGTTTGGTTCTATCTGCATACCTGGCTTTGAGATAGATGACAACAAGACTTATGCAGAG CTGTGGATGGGTACCCATCCTACCCTTCCAACCAAATTGCCGGACGAGACACTACTTCCTGACCATTTGAAGTCTCATCCAGAACTTATTGGCTCTGGTGTTGCGTCAAAATTTGAAGACTGCAAAGATGGATCTCTCCCTTTTTTGTTCAAGGTTCTGAGTATTGGGACCGCTCTGAGTATACAAGCTCATCCGGATAAGAAACTTGCAAGAAAGCTATTTGATGAACGGCCCACTGTATATAAAG ACCCAAACCACAAACCAGAGATGGCAATTGCTCTTTCACCATTCCTGGCTTTCCTCAACTTTTTACCTCTACccattctccttcttcacctCCTCACAGTTCCCGAACTGGGACCGCTTGTTCCATTTTCACTTACCGAATCCCTCGCTTCCTCACTTGATCTCCCTACCACCCGACCTCCCAATGTATCTCTGTATCAATCCGCAACATCATCTCCCACTACCAAACAGAAAGAGATTCTGAAAGAGATATTCAATGCTCTCATATCTGCAAACAAAGAGCTTGTAGACGTTGTCATCTCAAAGCTTGTGAGAAGAtatgaaaagaaacaggACATAAAGGAGAATGAGAAGGGCTTGGTAGAATTGACGCTGATGCTCAATCGTCAGTATCCTAACGATGTCGGCGTGCTTTGTGTGTTCATGTTGAATGTTATCGAGCTTAAGCGGGGAGAGGCAGTCTTTCTGGGGGCAAATGAACCCCATGCCTATATTCGAGGCG ATATCATCGAATGTATGGCTACATCTGACAATGTCGTCCGAGCTGGCCTTACCCCAAAATACCGAGACGTCTCTACTCTTGTCTCCATGCTTACTTACGAGGCTGGCCCTGGGAATAAACAGCTCCTTCGGCCTACGCTATTCCAACCCGATGATGAGTCTACTAAGCTCTATAATCCGCCTATTGAGGAGTTTTCCGTTCTGAGAATTGAACTTGCTAAAGGGACAAAAGCAACACATCGCAAAGTCGAGGGACCTAGTCTGGCAGTGGTTACAGAAGGCAAAGGAGCTGTGAGTATAAGTGGTacacaaaagaaaattaaGCTTCAAAGAGGAGAGGTCATATTTCTGGGCGCAGGCTCTACAGTTGAATGGGAAGCTTTTGAGAATATAGAGATATTCAGAGCCTTTGTAGAGGCTGGCAAATGA
- a CDS encoding nuclear distribution protein PAC1, producing the protein MASLLSERQKDELHKSMLSYMHATGMQESFEVFKRETTNEDFSVDDPKARWVGLLEKKWTSIMDLEARNAALLAELSSPTRASSSSSASQPFIPRAPAQHTLTSHRAPITRVVFHPKWTVLASASEDASVKVWDWEGGEMERTVKGHTKAVMDVDFDPKGGLMVTCSTDLTIKLWDTSNEYTNVKTLHGHDHSVSAVRFMPDGEKLVSASRDKTIRVWEVSSGYCIKTFSGHAEWVRDVVPSEDGRLLVSASSDQTSRIWDFSTGETKMELRGHEHVVECAVFAPVKCYPAIRELAGLKAPSATDIRAKSPGQFVATGSRDKAIKLWDAQSGQCLRTFVGHDNWIRALVFHPSGKYLLSASDDKTLKIWDIANGRCIKTIDAHGHFVTSMAWGRATVGGGSVVLSDGAIGEGKPNGNIGSGKKEDEPRKINVLATGSVDQTVKIWTP; encoded by the exons ATGGCGAGTCTGCTGTCagagagacagaaagaCGAGCT ACACAAGTCAATGCTGTCCTATATGCACGCAACAGGGATGCAAGAGTCGTTTGAAGTATTCAAACGAGAGACGACCAATGAAGACTTTTCTGTGGACGATCCAAAAGCAAGATGGGTCGGATTGTTGGAGAAAAAGTGGACAAGT ATTATGGATCTTGAAGCACGGAACGCTGCTCTTCTCGCCGAACTGTCATCCCCAACTCGCGCctcctcgtcatcttctgcATCACAACCGTTCATTCCTCGCGCACCTGCCCAACATACTCTGACGTCTCATAGAGCGCCGATCACAAGAGTGGTTTTCCATCCGAAATGGACAGTGTTGGCGAGTGCGAGTGAGGATGCTAGTGTCAAGGTCTGGGATTGGGAAGGAGGGGAAATGGAGAGGACTGTTAAGGGCCATACAAAGGCTGTCATGGATGTAGATTTTGATCCCAAGGGGGGTCTCATGG TTACTTGTTCGACCGACTTGACAATCAAGCTGTGGGATACGTCAAATGAATATACAAACGTCAAGACACTCCACGGTCACGATCATTCGGTCTCTGCTGTGAGATTCATGCCAGACGGAGAAAAGCTAGTCTCAGCAAGTCGGGATAAGACTATTAGAGTGTGGGAAGTTTCTAGCGG GTATTGTATCAAGACATTCTCTGGGCATGCGGAATGGGTGAGGGATGTCGTCCCCtcagaagatggaagattgTTGGTCAGTGCTTCCAGCGATCAA ACGTCTCGAATATGGGACTTTTCAACAGGAGAAACAAAAATGGAACTACGGGGACATGAACATGTCGTGGAATGTGCTGTTTTCGCACCTGTGAAATGCTATCCTGCTATTCGAGAACTAGCTGGCTTAAAA GCTCCATCAGCAACAGACATAAGAGCAAAGTCTCCAGGGCAATTTGTAGCTACTGGTTCTCGAGATAAGGCTATCAAGCTTTGGGATGCTCAATCGGGTCAATGCTTGAGAACTTTT GTTGGTCATGACAATTGGATCCGGGCTCTGGTGTTTCACCCATCGGGCAAATATCTTCTCTCAGCATCTGATGACAAGACACTCAAAATTTGGGATATCGCCAACGGCAGATGTATCAAGACAATCGATGCACATGGGCATTTTGTTACGAGTATGGCTTGGGGAAGAGCAACTGTTGGAGGAGGTTCAGTGGTACTGAGCGATGGAGCAATAGGAGAAGGGAAGCCGAATGGAAATATCGGTtctggaaagaaagaggatgaacCTAGAAAGATTAACGTACTTGCTACAGGATCAGTTGATCAGACTGTAAAG ATTTGGACACCATAG